The Mustelus asterias unplaced genomic scaffold, sMusAst1.hap1.1 HAP1_SCAFFOLD_129, whole genome shotgun sequence genome includes the window taccacaaccattacctctccctttgccttggGTTCCGGgatatttttgtcatttaatctcacccaccctctaaccaatccctgactttcccttttgttctccctgctcctcccccctttctcagcagcatcaaacccatcacatttctccctctctttcgttctgaagtagagttacattggatgtgaaacattatctctgtttctctctccacagatgctgccagacctgctgcgtttttccagttctttctgtatttatttttgatctacctgtagtggtaggaaaaacactatttactatccaggataaaataaatgtcctccatcagcttttgtggatcatttcagtggaattgtgctctcccaggctcaaagagcatcagcccattggaagcaaagtcgtgagaccggccagtccagcagaaagaaaccctccgaccctcccacttcaccaagtgtcagaatgaacatggttcagtcctggatgtggttaacagcagcaataacagcagaatccaactcctgtcatcacttgtgaactcgctggtgtctctgcagggatgttgactgagtgaatccctttccacatacagagcaggtgaatggtctctccccagtgtgaactcgaacGTGTACCTGCagtctggataactgagtgaatcccttcccacagtgagagcaggtaaacagcccctccccagtgtgaacccgctggtgtgtcagcaggctggatgcccgggtgaatccctttccacacgcacagcagataaatggcctctccccaatgtgagttcgctggtgttcccgcaggttgaatgaatcagtgaatcccttcccacacacagagcaggtgaatggtttctccccagtgtgaattcgctggtgtatctgcaggtgggatgatgttctaaacctctttgtgcagtgagagcagctgaacggcctctcctcggtgtgaatgtgctggtggtccctcagatcctgaga containing:
- the LOC144484813 gene encoding uncharacterized protein LOC144484813, yielding MENPWKCGDCGKGFRFPSRLEIHRRIHTEEWPFTCSVCGMGFTYFSKLLNHKVTHTNERPFKCSDCGSSFKRAQELLRHERIHTEEKPFSCSQCSKRFRSTSNLQEHQRVHTSERPFKCSDCGSEFKRSQDLRDHQHIHTEERPFSCSHCTKRFRTSSHLQIHQRIHTGEKPFTCSVCGKGFTDSFNLREHQRTHIGERPFICCACGKGFTRASSLLTHQRVHTGEGLFTCSHCGKGFTQLSRLQVHVRVHTGERPFTCSVCGKGFTQSTSLQRHQRVHK